In a genomic window of Acropora muricata isolate sample 2 chromosome 2, ASM3666990v1, whole genome shotgun sequence:
- the LOC136906869 gene encoding uncharacterized protein, with translation MTLVGTESLHESYGYLLAYASFDEFAVFVLLVCTNLLFSQRGNAITGPQGCGTTSKSKPINIHVHCSAQEKGCGTTSKSKPINIHVHCSAQEKSADKSSAEV, from the exons ATGACCTTAGTGGGGACCGAAAGTCTTCACGAGTCCTATGGTTATTTACTCGCTTATGCTTCTTTCGATGAATTCGCTGTTTTTG TTTTGCTGGTTTGCACCAACTTGCTTTTTTCTCAAAGGGGAAATGCAATAACAGGACCGCAG ggTTGTGGAACTACGAGCAAATCCAAGCCAATAAATATACACGTCCACTGCAGTGCCCAAGAGAAG ggTTGTGGAACTACGAGCAAATCCAAGCCAATAAATATACACGTACACTGCAGTGCCCAAGAGAAG AGTGCAGACAAATCCTCCGCGGAAGTCTAA
- the LOC136906676 gene encoding tumor necrosis factor ligand superfamily member 15-like, translating into MKFLLVLATLVCTDLPFFAGKTSANRVQKICATRKCPINIDVHTKEEKGDKGDTGEKGEKGEKGESTPCHCALQSASKPSAHLEPLDLRAKTYAANQVIQDWSLKSRFSHLAGGMKYSNGRVTVPIAGRYYIYTQIYFLEKAFRILVMVNNGAVTMVQPMVLKPGSMFAAGVFTLNAGDVVMLQVNSAHSAAVYMTMAHCYFGAYLI; encoded by the exons atgaagtttcttttggtcCTTGCAACTCTTGTTTGCACTGACTTGCCCTTCTTTGCGGGTAAGACATCTGCAAATCGA GTTCAGAAGATTTGCGCGACTCGGAAGTGTCCGATCAACATCGACGTCCACACCAAG GAAGAAAAGGGCGACAAAGGGGACACtggagaaaaaggagaaaaaggagaaaaagggGAATCGACACCGTGCCATTGTGCGTTGCAG AGTGCAAGTAAGCCGTCCGCTCATTTAGAGCCGTTGgatttgagagcaaaaaccTACGCAGCAAATCAAG TGATCCAAGACTGGTCCCTGAAATCTCGTTTCAGTCACCTTGCTGGAGGTATGAAGTACAGCAACGGGAGAGTGACCGTGCCTATTGCTGGTCGTTACTACATATACACACAGATCTACTTTCTTGAGAAGGCTTTCAGGATATTAGTTATGGTAAATAACGGAGCAGTTACCATGGTACAACCAATGGTTCTAAAGCCGGGCTCCATGTTCGCCGCCGGGGTATTTACGCTGAATGCTGGGGACGTAGTAATGCTTCAAGTGAACTCGGCCCACTCAGCTGCAGTGTATATGACGATGGCTCACTGCTACTTCGGGGCTTACTTGATTTGA
- the LOC136906801 gene encoding uncharacterized protein: MKYFLVLATLVFTDLPFFAGKTSANQNTCTTPNSPININIQAKGEKGDKGDTGGKGLKGGSTPCQCVLQDKNKPSAHIESNQRAVTYRGAKVIKDWSQNAPNSHLVGGMAYRDGKLTVPISGRYFIYAQIYFYNNNGRVYILVNSKAATMINPMKSSNSEGTLYTGGVFTLKAGDVITMTTASWPTSITKIWMQSFHSFMGAFLI, translated from the exons ATGAAGTATTTTTTGGTCCTTGCAACTCTTGTTTTCACTGACTTGCCCTTCTTTGCGGGTAAGACATCTGCAAATCAA AACACTTGCACGACTCCAAACTCTCCGATCAACATCAACATTCAAGCCAAG GGAGAAAAGGGCGACAAAGGGGACACTGGAGGAAAAGGACTAAAAGGGGGATCGACACCGTGCCAGTGTGTATTGCAG GATAAAAACAAACCCTCAGCACATATTGAGAGCAATCAAAGAGCTGTTACCTATAGGGGAGCGAAAG TTATCAAAGACTGGTCTCAAAATGCTCCCAACAGCCATCTCGTCGGCGGTATGGCGTATCGAGATGGAAAATTGACCGTTCCTATCTCTGGTCGCTACTTCATATACGCCCAGATCTACTTCTACAACAACAATGGGAGGGTTTACATCCTTGTGAACAGCAAAGCCGCAACCATGATAAATCCGATGAAATCATCAAACAGCGAGGGTACCCTGTACACAGGTGGAGTGTTTACACTGAAAGCTGGTGACGTCATCACAATGACTACCGCATCATGGCCGACTTCCATCACCAAAATATGGATGCAAAGCTTTCATTCCTTCATGGGAGCATTTTTGATTTGA
- the LOC136906658 gene encoding tumor necrosis factor ligand superfamily member 15-like, protein MKFLLVLATLVCTDLPFFAGKTSANRVQKICATRKCPINIDVHTKGEKGDKGDTGEKGEKGEKGESTPCHCALQSASKPSAHLEPLDLRAKTYAANQVIQDWSLKSRFSHLAGGMKYSNGRVTVPIAGRYYIYTQIYFLEKAFRILVMVNNGAVTMVQPMVLKPGSMFAAGVFTLNAGDVVMLQVNSANPAAVYMTMAHCYFGAYLI, encoded by the exons atgaagtttcttttggtcCTTGCAACTCTTGTTTGCACTGACTTGCCCTTCTTTGCGGGTAAGACATCTGCAAATCGA GTTCAGAAGATTTGCGCGACTCGGAAGTGTCCGATCAACATCGACGTCCACACCAAG GGAGAAAAGGGCGACAAAGGGGACACaggagaaaaaggagaaaaaggagaaaaagggGAATCGACACCGTGCCATTGTGCGTTGCAG AGTGCAAGTAAGCCGTCCGCTCATTTAGAGCCGTTGgatttgagagcaaaaaccTACGCAGCAAATCAAG TGATCCAAGACTGGTCCCTGAAATCTCGTTTCAGTCACCTTGCCGGAGGTATGAAGTACAGCAACGGGAGAGTGACCGTGCCTATTGCTGGTCGTTACTACATATACACACAGATCTACTTTCTTGAGAAGGCTTTCAGGATATTAGTTATGGTAAATAACGGAGCAGTTACCATGGTACAACCAATGGTTCTAAAGCCGGGCTCCATGTTCGCCGCCGGGGTATTTACGCTGAATGCTGGGGACGTAGTAATGCTTCAAGTGAACTCGGCCAACCCAGCTGCAGTGTATATGACGATGGCTCACTGCTACTTCGGGGCTTACTTGATTTGA